In one window of Cytophagia bacterium CHB2 DNA:
- a CDS encoding Uma2 family endonuclease has translation MSAIALKEAESKTSRSLFFATEEEFDAWCDEDTKADYIDGEVIVMSPESTIHGFEETRFGSLLELFVKKNKLGFVISTGNTQIRLRAGLRRNPDIIFVEKSQAHLIHETYIDGAPDLIVEFVSPESAIRDWHEKYIEYETAGVREYWIIDRQQQRIAVYSLGEDRRYHAIAPQEGKIHSAVAPGFWIKLEWLWQGPEFDTYAMAKEIGIIS, from the coding sequence ATGAGCGCCATTGCCTTGAAAGAAGCCGAATCCAAAACTTCGCGCTCACTGTTCTTTGCCACCGAAGAGGAGTTTGACGCGTGGTGCGATGAGGACACCAAGGCTGATTATATTGATGGGGAGGTTATTGTCATGTCGCCGGAATCAACGATCCACGGGTTTGAGGAAACACGTTTCGGAAGCCTTTTGGAACTGTTCGTCAAGAAAAACAAGCTGGGATTTGTGATCTCAACTGGCAACACCCAGATACGTTTGCGGGCGGGACTGCGGCGCAATCCGGACATCATCTTTGTTGAAAAGTCTCAGGCCCATCTCATTCATGAAACCTATATCGACGGCGCGCCGGATTTGATCGTGGAATTTGTCTCGCCGGAAAGCGCAATTCGCGATTGGCATGAGAAGTACATCGAATACGAAACCGCCGGCGTGAGGGAATATTGGATTATCGACCGCCAGCAGCAGCGCATCGCGGTTTATTCACTTGGTGAGGACCGGCGCTATCATGCGATTGCGCCGCAGGAGGGAAAAATTCATTCCGCGGTGGCGCCGGGATTTTGGATCAAGCTCGAATGGTTGTGGCAGGGACCTGAGTTTGACACGTATGCGATGGCAAAGGAGATTGGAATTATTTCTTGA